CTTGGGTGCATGGAGAATTTTGTGCACTTCCAACAGGTACTACATCACTTCCTTCCATGGAAGACAAAATAATATCCGGATTTTTCCACTCTGTGTCTTCTAAACTGCACTGCTTGGGATCTGGAGATGCCACCTGCTGCCAAGGAGGAAGCACTGGAGAATCTGGTGAACTGTAATTGACATAAtaatcttcctcctcctcctcctcctctttatCATGTTCTTGAGCTGAAGTAGTGTGTGTCTTGCTTTCACATGAAGTTTTATTAGAGTCTATGTCATTTTTAGTATTTACAGAAGTTCCTATAGTGCTTATAGACTTATCACAGGTTTCcttggtttgtgtttttgtattttctgccaCAGAGGCAGGAGAGTTCTTTGTAGGCACAATAGGTCTTTCATCTTCCAAGCTAGACAAATTTAAATCTTTAGCTACTTTTATTACTTCTATAGATTTCTCTTCAGACAATACTGCAGAGCTGAAATTTTCATCTGCCTTTGCCAGCTCAGCAGGATGATTCTTAGGCAATTTCTTGAAATGTTCATACTCTTCTTTGGCATGAAGCCATATCTGAACTTGCTGTTGGCTTGGGGCACACTTGCATGGCATTATGactatttttttgtcttcactAGTTTTATGGCTattactttctcttttattaaCAGTAGAGTGACCATAATGAGGAGGAGATCCCGGTCTAGGACTTTCTGTCATTGCTGAAAATGCAGTCTTCCAGAGTCGTAGACCTTCTAATGAGAAGTCCCCCTCAAACTCAAGAAGGTCATTTGGAAGTCTGGTTTCCACTGTGAGAAGCCGCCCTCCAATCTCCCTGTGAAAAAAAGTAGTCTGAATTACTGTTTTACTCTAAACTTCACTGCAGGCAGTCCTCCAGATGATGGAAAACCAGAGTACTACTAACTAGTTTTCTCACTGTGCAATTCCCATAggcagtatttttattttacaaaccaTGAAGGCACATTCCTACTTACTACAACAATAtacaaaaaaaccttcaaagTTCCATGAAAGAAAACGGGTATTTGGACTGGAAGCACAGTAATTTTCAACTTCAAATGTATGTATATCAGATGGGATCTTTCATGCATCCATGCCACATAACACCATAAAATtgtttacaggaaaaaattaaaattgaatatAATCACAATCATACGTAGACAGAAATGCATTCAACACAGTACCTTGGCTTTTCTGGGGCATCTGCAGGATTGCTGCAAAATGGTTCCTGATAAACTGTTTCTGCAAGATCATGATCCAGCAAAGTTGCCATGATTTCTTCACGACTGGGTGGGGACATGAGAGGCTTAAGAATGTGAGCAGTACGAGGTGTAAAGCTTCCATTCTTTGATTGTGAGGGAGAACTGGTTGATCTTGGCGAACTATCTGGAGTTGGAGTTAATGCTTCATTGTTTCTTGAAACATGTAATTCTAAATCCTCAGAAGCTGCATCTATAAGCTCACCATCAGGCGATGACAATAAAGATGTAAAAGAGGTATTAACTGAATCAAGTGGTTGACAGGGCTCAAAAGTGGTTTCTTTTCTAATGTGGCTTTGAATCCAGTCTGAGCAGGTTGGCTGAGAAAGGTTAAGAAATCTCTCTTTATTAACTGTATTTCTATtcaatttgaatttttcatttaaacagaCTTCAGTCTCTTGAGTACAAGAGGTATCGATAAAACTAGATCTAGAAGTAGAAGAATGAATGGTTTTCCTCCATTGACTATGGCAGTGGTTCTCACTATTATCTAGTGAGGTCTTCTCAAAAAGCTCAGGGCTCAGGGAACCAGACTGTATCCATTTATTTGTGCTTGAAGAatgttgcttttcttcctcagatTTTTGGTCATTATGACACAGAAAgtcattttctgttgtttgtcCAGAACCAAGATCCTGAACTGCATCACTCAAGAATTTCTGGGGCAAATTTTGATCTGCTGGGACAAACTGGCTTGCAgaataaaaactgcaaaatcCACTTTGCCCTATAGTATTAATATCAAAGTTGTAATTGTGGTCTGGAGATAAGCTGTCTTCAAGTGAGTAACAGCTTTCAAAACCAgggtctgaaaaaaaaatggggctGTCATCAGATACAGAGTGATCAATGCGACTGGTAATCGGCTGGCTTGCAGACGccatttttgaaaattttgctgttttttctttaggtTTTGTGCTCCTGGGAGCACGAGATTTTCTTGATGATGTAACTGACCGTGACCTTTTGATGGCTTTATTCTGTTCAAGAGGGCATGGTACGCCCTTGCTCAGCTGTGGTTTGTCGGGCAACGGCTCCTGTGCAATACTGGCATTCTGAGCTTTCTGCTGTCTCTTTTGGAGCAACTCTTTCAAAACAGCAAGGCCAGACTGTCCTTCACCAAACGCTGATGGGGCCACTATATTCCTGTTTTTATACTGGGAGATGGGTTTTGGTTGCACTGTTGCTTCTGACAGAGGCCTTTGTTTTGTGGTTTCAGGTTTAAAATGTGACATATCCAAAAGAAATCCTCTCTGGTTTTGATCGCAATTTAACTGTTTCACTGGACTCTTCAAAGACGTTACAAAGCAGTTTTTAGGCAACTGAAGTGGCCCAGGGTTTTCCTCAGATGGCTTAAGAATAGAAGAACAAGGATCAGAATGCTTGGATGCCTCTGGTAAACAAAAAATCTGCTGTTGATTATTGTCTTTACAATGCAAATAGTTAGTGGCATGTAATTGATCCATCTTTGCTGTGTCCAGAGAGTCACgagtttcatttaatttcccaGCTGGTGGCAAATATCTGACTTGCAAATTTTTTATCTCTTCCGCTTTTGGGGAAGTCTTATCTTTAGACATGTGCGCATTCTGTATTATGTGAGTTGAGTGATTAGATGGATCAAATATGTTTTGAATGAGAGCAGAATCCTTCATTCTAAATACAGCACTCTGAGTCCTGGACCTTTGAGAGCTCATTTTTGGTACTTCCCTTCCAGATGCCACAGGAGTAGATGCGAAAGATGAATGAGGGTCTTCCCGTGGAGCAGACAAACACTGTGCATCTACAGGCTTATCAATTTCCATCAATGAGTGAAAACAGCCCGATGAATTACCTTGTGCATCAGCTGAAGGGAGCTGTGCTGATGGCAGATATCCAGCTGAATAGCCAGGAAGAGGACTGTCTTTGTGGTTGTGAAGTGGCTGAGAACAGAGAGAGTTGTAAGAAATCTCAGGCAGATCTTGATGTTTCAGCACAAACTTGACTTCTGCAGTAGAGCGaccatttcctttttcatctttaaataCAATGCGTTTTCTTGAGGACGCTTTTTCAGCcgttttttgttttgttctagGTTTCTTCTTTCCATCATCTGGTGTTTTATTGgcctgattaatttttttctttttcttggtagATACAGTGGGGCtggcaaatttctttttacatttcttaaCCTGAGTTTTTGCTCGACTAGTTTTTCCTACACTAGTATTAACAGTCTTGCTGTTGTAGATATTGGGCCCCCTACTAAATAAAGCTTCTCTGTCCAGGTTGGTCaaaatttcttctgcttttggaTCAGTGGGAGACCAGCAGCGAGGTGGAGATGTGTTTACTGGGCTTGTGCTTCTCTCAGAAAGAAAACCTAACTTAGACATAACATCACTATAGTTATAGTCACAGTCTTCAGCTTCAGCGCTGTATGAGGGcgaaggaggagaaagaattGTATGAGtcctttttctgaaagataaagttcttttaatatttgtacTACctgttttttgtggttttccagcttttttcttGGTTGACttatgttttgctttccttttgtgACTTTTCTTTGGTGTTAGTGGATAAATAGGATATTTGGTTGCAGGAGAGTCAGGAACTTTTGGCCAAAAGTCCTTTAAAGGTGCAAGCTTTTTATATAAATTCATCTTTTCCTCTGTGAGTACTACTCTTTCCTCACTAGAATCTACTTTCCCCAATTTAACAagcatattttttctccctctaaATCTATTGAtgataatatatttaataataacaGGTGGCAATTTTTTAGAAAGTTTTCTACGCTTTCTAGACTTCTGAGACCCATCCAAACTTTCAACACTTTCTATCGGTTGAGGTAGATTAATTTTTGAATTGTGTGCGACAAAGCTCGATTCACTGTCTTCAGTCTCATAATTTACCTTCCGTTTTGTTCGGAGCGTGTACTTATTCCCACACAGTCCAAATGACTGCTCAGTTTCAAGAGATCCATCTGCAAACTGGCAGTCAGTGTAATTAGCAGTACTTGTaggcattttgttttcaaaagccTCAAGAGGAACTTGAACTAAGTCACTAGGTAAAGCACTATCCTTATCAGGAATGTTACTACAAGCATTACCTTGTGTATAGCAGCTTTCCTTCACGGATGCAACATCATTTACACTTGCAGGCTCCTGACGATTGATAAAACTATGCTTCTTTTTATTCAGTTTCAACCTGGACTGTTTGTTGCCTTGCTGTAATTTATATGTCACAGGAGCTAACTTCTGTGGCCGACTGAGACAATTAGAAAGAACAACACTAGGAAAGAACATATAATGTGCTGCTTGTTGACTGAGGCTTGGCTTTTCTGCCTTGTGCTCCTGAAATTCTTCATACCTAATTTTAAGCTTATTAAGGCCACCTTCATCAGTGTTATTTTCAAGTGAATGTACCACAGTTCGACTGCCTCCTGAACAAGATACCAATTCACCATTTTCTGTAGCTGTTGCTGGAAAATAACTATTTATACTTGCACTGCTGgatttttcatttacttcagAGGACATTTTACCTTTGGAGTGGCTCGTATCAGAAAAGTTATATAAGTTTTTATTCAACATGTCACCAATATGGCGGCCCACATGCATAAAAGAGACATCCTTTTCAGCCTTTCTAATGCTAATGTACTTCCTACTAGGTATTGGTCTGTTCACTGATGAAATATCATCTTCATAgtcaaaaatattatttccacaTGAAGGAACTTGGAGAGTATCTTTCTTGTTACTCTCTTTGTGAGAGTTTTCTGCATGGGTACTATTGCTGAATGGAGTTGGGTACTTTGCTGAGTAAGTGCTTTCTTTTGTAAGAGAATGGACTGAAAGTTCAGGTCTTGTTTCTGTGTTTGGTTGTGAGAGGTCTTCTACAAAATCTTCATTATTCAAAACATGGTTAGAAAGGGCACTTGTGTGTTTAcactgaaaagtaattttagcaGAAGATGGGGGTTCTAGTGTAGCAGCATCTTTGTGAAAGATTGAGGTCTTAACAGACATTTTGCTTGTTGCAATGACGGAGGAGTGAGTTCGAGAACTTTCATTATTCAAAGGATTGTCTGAAATGGAAGACAAGCAATTTTATTCTAGTTTCCCTGTAAGAAAATAACCTAAgccattaaaaattttaatagtatttttctGAAAGCCTTCCCATccaaacaagaaacaaaactctTGCAAATCACATTACATTTATAATCATGACAACTAAAGACCCTGACTACATGAGTCGCTTTATCAAAATCACATCATCAGTACATTTGTCTCAGGCATTTTGCTGGTAATTCCTCAATGGCAGACTTGCATACAATTGTCAAAGATTTCATGCTGACTTTCTGAAAGAAGGCTTCACAATCACTTTCAGATGACTAAATACAAACAGATTGATTTCTAGAAAAGGTTGTACCCTGCTTTGTCCCTGAGAAGTATGTGTACTCATTggctctgaaaaacaaaaaacttacCTAAATAACCTTCCTCCTGCAGAAAAGTCATTGCACAGAAAGCTAAAGTAGTATATCTTACAACATGGCAAGGGCTTTGTATGAACTGTGCTGGGCACTAAACATGGGTAGTTTCTGGAACTTTTATAAAGCAGAGCAATACAGCACCCACCCAGGTGTTCATGCAAGAAGCTTGCACCAGTTAGTTAGATCCTGGATTCATATCCATGTATTAATGTTCCCACATAAATCTGAGACCAGCAGGGGCTGTGGTAACTTGTCCTGTGCAGACTCATCACATGGTATGTGATGATTTTCATCTCTCTCAGTGATACTTTCACCATATTCGTTGCAGGATAAGTATGGACAGGGAAGTGGTAACAAATTAACAAGTGTGTGCTCGCTCATAACCTCGCTGAACCACAAGCAACTTGAGAGAGGTTATACCACTGCAAAGAGGCAGCTACCACAGAGCACCTGGCACACAGAATTTGTTCATGTGTCTACCTCTTTAGCTGAAATGTTGAAGGGGGATAGGAGTTATGAAATATGCTGTATGACCTGGAAGCATGTGCTACACACTGATGTACTAGACTGGGGATCCTTTGGGCCTTTACTGTAAATCTCAACCAATTTGGGGATTACCTTAGATTCATCCTGCTTCATCTTAGCAATTTATTTGCTGGTCattgagaaaaataaaggaagtcCCAATCTGTTTCTAATAACATTTTCTAATACATACACAGAGTCCTTGATCTGTGAAACacagctgggagatgctgcctATTATTCTTTGAGGGTAGAGTCCACAGAAAGAATGAAGATGATTAACTGAAAACTCAGAAAATGCAAGTTTGGCAGTGTCAACAAACACCTGGAAAATACCTGGCTATTCAGAtataaaaactgcaaaaatactTGTCAGTCAGATCATACGAACACAGATTCATGTGTGGATAGGCATTTTCTAATTTAGAGGACCTGGACTGAGATCTGTTTAGAATTTACTGTATCTTCTATTATAAGAAATCAGTGTAAAAGTTCACAGTAATAAACTTTCTAAGCTGACATTCTGCATGTGACATTTCACATACTTAAAATATGCTAAAATTTAAACAATTATTTAAGATACAGTCTCATTATCCAGCAACATCTCTTATTACAACAAATTAGAAAGTATGGCAAATAAAGAAATCCCAATCGTATATTTGACAAAAGCAAATCATATTAGCAGTACATCAAACCTTGTATTAATCCTACCATTATACCtataaaagcaaaggaaaaagcaaactaTGTTTTAAACACTGAATACAAAAGAATAGCTGTGGTTGTCTATATAATAAGATCATATAGCTCACTTTCTCAACTGAACATTATAATGTGACATGCAAATTTTCTAATGAAacaaataatattatttatatatttgccTAACCTCAAAGTGTGCATTCTGTTGACTAATGCTATTTGACCAAAGACAGCATATTATAAAGATGGCAAAAGATCTCtacagattaatttattttttacagattttgaaaGGCAGTTCCCTCTGcatcagctttgctgctgcataGTTTTAACTATTGCAATCCCAAATGTGAACATGCAATCTGCAGAATGAAACACAGGCCCAAACAAAGCCTCACTATATTTTAGCATGTGTGGCAAATACTTGCAAAAAATCACCTAAATTTACACAGTAATACCTTTATTATTTACAATTATCCTAGGAGTATAAATGATCCTACAGAATCATTACTTTAAATAccatatttgtttttttccataaaactAATTAAACTATGTCCTATTTTGGATCATTGATACAATAAGAAAAACAGATTCTGGCCATCCATAGGGCATTGAGATTAAAATACAGTCGTTTTTTAAGGAAGATGTTAAGGATCTGCTTCTGAAATCTGTTGAGAACTTTTCCTTCCAATTGAAACAAGGACTGAAAATGGCCAGCACTTTTGAGAATTAGCAATTTCATGTGAAAATGAACTATGACTCAACTTCTAAAGCTGATTTTCTATTTACTTACCACCATTTTCATCTGCAGTTCCATCTAACTGAGGTATTGAAAGATTAGTTAGGAGCATA
The window above is part of the Corvus moneduloides isolate bCorMon1 chromosome 3, bCorMon1.pri, whole genome shotgun sequence genome. Proteins encoded here:
- the REV3L gene encoding DNA polymerase zeta catalytic subunit isoform X2 — protein: MFSVRIVTADYYMGSPLPGLDPCQSRFREAPAKRVPVVRVFGATPAGQKTCLHLHGIFPYLYVPYDGFGQHPECYLRQVAFSIDRALNVALGNPSSTVQHVFKVSLVSGMPFYGYHEKERQFMKIYLYNPAMVKRVCELLQGGAIMNKSYQPHEAHIPYLLQLFIDYNLYGMNLINLAAVKFRKARRKSDTSGVGKHHRTHLPENSSNVSFIEWEEDEIPSSLMLKGVEPQSTCELEVDAVAADILNQLDIEAQIGRNPGLQAIWEDEKQRRRQKCESSQIKPPESQDRGFVPATESEKFFQKRLKEILKQNDFSVTLSGSLDYSNGSEEFSAELTLHSEVLSPEAFPCTPANTVEVHDDKKMSKDSNRMHTDKEEEALINEEAILNIVENSQSFQPLSQRLNQTTVFMGSSADEAMIDLLAGLENDGYQMGHQKTLSHHRSLGSWRNSQNSDDEENEPQCEKEEMELSLLMSQRWDSSMEEPGPKRRSAGKNMHRSSTEEDSSSEEEMEWSGNNMLLTNLSIPQLDGTADENGDNPLNNESSRTHSSVIATSKMSVKTSIFHKDAATLEPPSSAKITFQCKHTSALSNHVLNNEDFVEDLSQPNTETRPELSVHSLTKESTYSAKYPTPFSNSTHAENSHKESNKKDTLQVPSCGNNIFDYEDDISSVNRPIPSRKYISIRKAEKDVSFMHVGRHIGDMLNKNLYNFSDTSHSKGKMSSEVNEKSSSASINSYFPATATENGELVSCSGGSRTVVHSLENNTDEGGLNKLKIRYEEFQEHKAEKPSLSQQAAHYMFFPSVVLSNCLSRPQKLAPVTYKLQQGNKQSRLKLNKKKHSFINRQEPASVNDVASVKESCYTQGNACSNIPDKDSALPSDLVQVPLEAFENKMPTSTANYTDCQFADGSLETEQSFGLCGNKYTLRTKRKVNYETEDSESSFVAHNSKINLPQPIESVESLDGSQKSRKRRKLSKKLPPVIIKYIIINRFRGRKNMLVKLGKVDSSEERVVLTEEKMNLYKKLAPLKDFWPKVPDSPATKYPIYPLTPKKSHKRKAKHKSTKKKAGKPQKTGSTNIKRTLSFRKRTHTILSPPSPSYSAEAEDCDYNYSDVMSKLGFLSERSTSPVNTSPPRCWSPTDPKAEEILTNLDREALFSRGPNIYNSKTVNTSVGKTSRAKTQVKKCKKKFASPTVSTKKKKKINQANKTPDDGKKKPRTKQKTAEKASSRKRIVFKDEKGNGRSTAEVKFVLKHQDLPEISYNSLCSQPLHNHKDSPLPGYSAGYLPSAQLPSADAQGNSSGCFHSLMEIDKPVDAQCLSAPREDPHSSFASTPVASGREVPKMSSQRSRTQSAVFRMKDSALIQNIFDPSNHSTHIIQNAHMSKDKTSPKAEEIKNLQVRYLPPAGKLNETRDSLDTAKMDQLHATNYLHCKDNNQQQIFCLPEASKHSDPCSSILKPSEENPGPLQLPKNCFVTSLKSPVKQLNCDQNQRGFLLDMSHFKPETTKQRPLSEATVQPKPISQYKNRNIVAPSAFGEGQSGLAVLKELLQKRQQKAQNASIAQEPLPDKPQLSKGVPCPLEQNKAIKRSRSVTSSRKSRAPRSTKPKEKTAKFSKMASASQPITSRIDHSVSDDSPIFFSDPGFESCYSLEDSLSPDHNYNFDINTIGQSGFCSFYSASQFVPADQNLPQKFLSDAVQDLGSGQTTENDFLCHNDQKSEEEKQHSSSTNKWIQSGSLSPELFEKTSLDNSENHCHSQWRKTIHSSTSRSSFIDTSCTQETEVCLNEKFKLNRNTVNKERFLNLSQPTCSDWIQSHIRKETTFEPCQPLDSVNTSFTSLLSSPDGELIDAASEDLELHVSRNNEALTPTPDSSPRSTSSPSQSKNGSFTPRTAHILKPLMSPPSREEIMATLLDHDLAETVYQEPFCSNPADAPEKPREIGGRLLTVETRLPNDLLEFEGDFSLEGLRLWKTAFSAMTESPRPGSPPHYGHSTVNKRESNSHKTSEDKKIVIMPCKCAPSQQQVQIWLHAKEEYEHFKKLPKNHPAELAKADENFSSAVLSEEKSIEVIKVAKDLNLSSLEDERPIVPTKNSPASVAENTKTQTKETCDKSISTIGTSVNTKNDIDSNKTSCESKTHTTSAQEHDKEEEEEEEDYYVNYSSPDSPVLPPWQQVASPDPKQCSLEDTEWKNPDIILSSMEGSDVVPVGSAQNSPCTQEDIRTSFDTSPFPVNEDPGNSESICLHSTPIVQRKKQDGMPEVLGFTPLSAEPKAQKLSHKRGSNTDGLRRVLLTTQMKNQFAALGAPKKETSQIEGPSLNNTYGFKVSVENLQEAKSLHEVQHLTLISMELHARTRRDLEPDPEFDPICALFYCISSDSALPNTDKKEITGAIVVDRERTLSSQGSRGQAPLLTRSGVTGLEVSYATDERTLFQEVVNIVKRYDPDILLGYEVQMHSWGYLLQRAAALNVDLCQMISRVPDEKKENRFATELDEYGADTMSEINIVGRIVLNIWRMMRHEVNLTNYTFENVGFHVLHHRFPLFTFRVLSDWFDNKADVYRWKMVDHYVSRVRGNLLLLDKLDLIDRTSEMARLFGIQFLHVLTRGSQYRVESVMLRIAKPMNYIAVTPSVQQRAQMKAPQCVPLIMEPESRFYSNAVLVLDFQSLYPSIVIAYNYCFSTCLGHVENLGKYDAFKFGCASLRVPPDLLYQIRHDITVSPSGVAFVKPSVRKGVLPRMLEEILKTRIMVKQSMKAYKHDKAVTRMLEARQLGLKYIANFTFGYTAANFSGRMPCTEIGDSIVHKARETLERAIKLVNDTKKWGARVVYGDTDSMFVLLKGATKEQSFKIGQEIAEAVTATNPKPVKLKFEKVYLPCVLQTKKRYVGYMYETLDQKDPVFDAKGIETVRRDSCPAVSKILECSIKLLFETRDISQIKQYVQNQCMKLLEGKASMQDFIFAKEYRGSSAYKPGACVPALEITRRMLAYDRRSEPRVGERVPYVIVYGMPGLPLIQLVRRPIEVLQDPSLRLNATYYITKQILPPLARVFSLIGIDVFSWYHELPRIQKAASAACTELEGRKGTISQYFTTLHCPVCDELTQYGICNKCRSQPQHVAVILNQEIRELERKQEQLVQICKNCTGCFDRQIQCVSLNCPVLFKLSRVSRELSKAPYLRQLLDQF
- the REV3L gene encoding DNA polymerase zeta catalytic subunit isoform X1, with the protein product MFSVRIVTADYYMGSPLPGLDPCQSRFREAPAKRVPVVRVFGATPAGQKTCLHLHGIFPYLYVPYDGFGQHPECYLRQVAFSIDRALNVALGNPSSTVQHVFKVSLVSGMPFYGYHEKERQFMKIYLYNPAMVKRVCELLQGGAIMNKSYQPHEAHIPYLLQLFIDYNLYGMNLINLAAVKFRKARRKSDTSGVGKHHRTHLPENSSNVSFIEWEEDEIPSSLMLKGVEPQSTCELEVDAVAADILNQLDIEAQIGRNPGLQAIWEDEKQRRRQKCESSQIKPPESQDRGFVPATESEKFFQKRLKEILKQNDFSVTLSGSLDYSNGSEEFSAELTLHSEVLSPEAFPCTPANTVEVHDDKKMSKDSNRMHTDKEEEALINEEAILNIVENSQSFQPLSQRLNQTTVFMGSSADEAMIDLLAGLENDGYQMGHQKTLSHHRSLGSWRNSQNSDDEENEPQCEKEEMELSLLMSQRWDSSMEEPGPKRRSAGKNMHRSSTEEDSSSEEEMEWSGNNMLLTNLSIPQLDGTADENGDNPLNNESSRTHSSVIATSKMSVKTSIFHKDAATLEPPSSAKITFQCKHTSALSNHVLNNEDFVEDLSQPNTETRPELSVHSLTKESTYSAKYPTPFSNSTHAENSHKESNKKDTLQVPSCGNNIFDYEDDISSVNRPIPSRKYISIRKAEKDVSFMHVGRHIGDMLNKNLYNFSDTSHSKGKMSSEVNEKSSSASINSYFPATATENGELVSCSGGSRTVVHSLENNTDEGGLNKLKIRYEEFQEHKAEKPSLSQQAAHYMFFPSVVLSNCLSRPQKLAPVTYKLQQGNKQSRLKLNKKKHSFINRQEPASVNDVASVKESCYTQGNACSNIPDKDSALPSDLVQVPLEAFENKMPTSTANYTDCQFADGSLETEQSFGLCGNKYTLRTKRKVNYETEDSESSFVAHNSKINLPQPIESVESLDGSQKSRKRRKLSKKLPPVIIKYIIINRFRGRKNMLVKLGKVDSSEERVVLTEEKMNLYKKLAPLKDFWPKVPDSPATKYPIYPLTPKKSHKRKAKHKSTKKKAGKPQKTGSTNIKRTLSFRKRTHTILSPPSPSYSAEAEDCDYNYSDVMSKLGFLSERSTSPVNTSPPRCWSPTDPKAEEILTNLDREALFSRGPNIYNSKTVNTSVGKTSRAKTQVKKCKKKFASPTVSTKKKKKINQANKTPDDGKKKPRTKQKTAEKASSRKRIVFKDEKGNGRSTAEVKFVLKHQDLPEISYNSLCSQPLHNHKDSPLPGYSAGYLPSAQLPSADAQGNSSGCFHSLMEIDKPVDAQCLSAPREDPHSSFASTPVASGREVPKMSSQRSRTQSAVFRMKDSALIQNIFDPSNHSTHIIQNAHMSKDKTSPKAEEIKNLQVRYLPPAGKLNETRDSLDTAKMDQLHATNYLHCKDNNQQQIFCLPEASKHSDPCSSILKPSEENPGPLQLPKNCFVTSLKSPVKQLNCDQNQRGFLLDMSHFKPETTKQRPLSEATVQPKPISQYKNRNIVAPSAFGEGQSGLAVLKELLQKRQQKAQNASIAQEPLPDKPQLSKGVPCPLEQNKAIKRSRSVTSSRKSRAPRSTKPKEKTAKFSKMASASQPITSRIDHSVSDDSPIFFSDPGFESCYSLEDSLSPDHNYNFDINTIGQSGFCSFYSASQFVPADQNLPQKFLSDAVQDLGSGQTTENDFLCHNDQKSEEEKQHSSSTNKWIQSGSLSPELFEKTSLDNSENHCHSQWRKTIHSSTSRSSFIDTSCTQETEVCLNEKFKLNRNTVNKERFLNLSQPTCSDWIQSHIRKETTFEPCQPLDSVNTSFTSLLSSPDGELIDAASEDLELHVSRNNEALTPTPDSSPRSTSSPSQSKNGSFTPRTAHILKPLMSPPSREEIMATLLDHDLAETVYQEPFCSNPADAPEKPREIGGRLLTVETRLPNDLLEFEGDFSLEGLRLWKTAFSAMTESPRPGSPPHYGHSTVNKRESNSHKTSEDKKIVIMPCKCAPSQQQVQIWLHAKEEYEHFKKLPKNHPAELAKADENFSSAVLSEEKSIEVIKVAKDLNLSSLEDERPIVPTKNSPASVAENTKTQTKETCDKSISTIGTSVNTKNDIDSNKTSCESKTHTTSAQEHDKEEEEEEEDYYVNYSSPDSPVLPPWQQVASPDPKQCSLEDTEWKNPDIILSSMEGSDVVPVGSAQNSPCTQEDIRTSFDTSPFPVNEDPGNSESICLHSTPIVQRKKQDGMPEVLGFTPLSADNTTEAKESFTHTFTEPKAQKLSHKRGSNTDGLRRVLLTTQMKNQFAALGAPKKETSQIEGPSLNNTYGFKVSVENLQEAKSLHEVQHLTLISMELHARTRRDLEPDPEFDPICALFYCISSDSALPNTDKKEITGAIVVDRERTLSSQGSRGQAPLLTRSGVTGLEVSYATDERTLFQEVVNIVKRYDPDILLGYEVQMHSWGYLLQRAAALNVDLCQMISRVPDEKKENRFATELDEYGADTMSEINIVGRIVLNIWRMMRHEVNLTNYTFENVGFHVLHHRFPLFTFRVLSDWFDNKADVYRWKMVDHYVSRVRGNLLLLDKLDLIDRTSEMARLFGIQFLHVLTRGSQYRVESVMLRIAKPMNYIAVTPSVQQRAQMKAPQCVPLIMEPESRFYSNAVLVLDFQSLYPSIVIAYNYCFSTCLGHVENLGKYDAFKFGCASLRVPPDLLYQIRHDITVSPSGVAFVKPSVRKGVLPRMLEEILKTRIMVKQSMKAYKHDKAVTRMLEARQLGLKYIANFTFGYTAANFSGRMPCTEIGDSIVHKARETLERAIKLVNDTKKWGARVVYGDTDSMFVLLKGATKEQSFKIGQEIAEAVTATNPKPVKLKFEKVYLPCVLQTKKRYVGYMYETLDQKDPVFDAKGIETVRRDSCPAVSKILECSIKLLFETRDISQIKQYVQNQCMKLLEGKASMQDFIFAKEYRGSSAYKPGACVPALEITRRMLAYDRRSEPRVGERVPYVIVYGMPGLPLIQLVRRPIEVLQDPSLRLNATYYITKQILPPLARVFSLIGIDVFSWYHELPRIQKAASAACTELEGRKGTISQYFTTLHCPVCDELTQYGICNKCRSQPQHVAVILNQEIRELERKQEQLVQICKNCTGCFDRQIQCVSLNCPVLFKLSRVSRELSKAPYLRQLLDQF